A window of bacterium contains these coding sequences:
- a CDS encoding alpha/beta fold hydrolase → MPEACVEGVRLHYTMTGEGFPLIFVHEFAGDGRSWDPQVRFFARRYRVVTYCARGYPPSGVPEDPAAYSQDIAVADLHGLLRHLGIAQAHLCGLSMGGSAVLHFGLRHPEAARSLVVAGCGSGSDDPDGFRRDSEARAHKIEQDGMAAFAAEYAQGPTRVPFLKKDPRGWQEFRDAFVGHSGSGSVRTLRGVMARRPPLYASEEALRRLAVPTLIVNGDEDEPCLKPGFFLKRTIPGARLLVLPDTGHTINLEEPEAFNRAVLDFLTFVDSGRRPGPDSARDSGR, encoded by the coding sequence ATGCCGGAAGCGTGCGTCGAAGGAGTGCGGCTCCACTACACGATGACCGGCGAAGGATTTCCGCTCATCTTCGTCCATGAATTCGCGGGCGACGGCCGCAGTTGGGATCCCCAGGTGCGATTCTTCGCGCGGCGCTACCGGGTCGTCACGTACTGCGCCCGCGGCTACCCTCCGTCCGGCGTCCCGGAGGACCCGGCGGCGTACTCGCAGGACATCGCGGTCGCCGATCTCCACGGGTTGCTTCGCCATCTGGGGATCGCCCAGGCGCACTTGTGCGGGCTCTCGATGGGCGGCTCCGCGGTACTGCATTTCGGCCTTCGTCATCCGGAAGCGGCGCGCTCGCTCGTGGTCGCCGGATGCGGATCCGGGTCGGACGATCCGGATGGGTTCCGGCGCGACTCCGAAGCCCGCGCTCACAAGATCGAGCAGGACGGCATGGCGGCGTTCGCTGCCGAGTATGCGCAAGGGCCGACGCGCGTACCCTTTCTAAAAAAAGACCCGCGGGGCTGGCAGGAGTTTCGCGATGCCTTTGTGGGGCACTCTGGGTCCGGCAGCGTCCGGACCCTCCGCGGCGTGATGGCGCGCCGTCCGCCGCTCTACGCGTCCGAGGAGGCGCTCCGGCGTCTCGCGGTCCCCACCCTGATCGTGAACGGCGACGAAGACGAACCGTGTCTTAAGCCTGGGTTCTTCCTCAAGCGGACGATCCCGGGCGCGCGCCTGCTGGTGCTCCCGGACACCGGGCACACCATCAATCTCGAGGAACCCGAGGCGTTCAACCGCGCGGTGCTAGATTTTCTCACGTTCGTCGACTCCGGTCGGCGACCGGGGCCGGACTCGGCGCGGGACAGCGGACGCTGA
- a CDS encoding purine-nucleoside phosphorylase, with protein MSLRDRIGEAVAAVRTHPGGGRFVPEVGIVLGSGLGGLADVVDAEATVSYDAIPHFPVPTAEGHRGRLILGRLEGRRVAALQGRAHLYEGHTAEGVTFPVRVLHALGVHTLIVTNAAGGLNPSFRAGDLMLITDHINFTGTNPLVGPNDAALGPRFPDMSRAYHPALRESAVAGARAEQVTLREGVYVGVLGPSYETPAEVEMLARWGADAVGMSTVAEVIVARHIGLRVLGLAAITNALARGGASAGPVTHAEVLAVAGELGPRFVRLVCRIVRELPGPPAEPRTD; from the coding sequence GTGAGTCTGCGTGACCGGATCGGCGAGGCGGTGGCTGCGGTGCGCACGCACCCGGGCGGCGGCCGGTTCGTTCCGGAAGTCGGGATTGTGCTCGGCAGCGGCCTCGGCGGTCTGGCCGACGTCGTGGATGCAGAGGCCACGGTCTCCTACGATGCGATCCCGCACTTCCCCGTCCCGACCGCGGAAGGGCACCGTGGCCGGCTGATCCTGGGGCGCCTCGAGGGGCGCCGCGTCGCCGCGCTGCAAGGTCGGGCGCACCTCTACGAGGGTCACACGGCGGAGGGGGTAACGTTCCCTGTGCGCGTGCTCCACGCGCTCGGCGTTCACACGCTCATCGTCACGAACGCCGCGGGCGGCCTGAACCCGTCCTTCCGCGCCGGCGACCTCATGCTGATCACCGATCACATCAACTTCACCGGCACGAATCCCCTGGTCGGCCCGAACGACGCGGCGCTCGGACCTCGGTTCCCCGATATGTCGCGGGCGTACCATCCCGCGCTCCGGGAGAGCGCCGTCGCCGGCGCACGGGCCGAACAGGTCACGCTTCGCGAGGGCGTGTACGTCGGCGTGCTCGGGCCGTCGTACGAGACGCCGGCGGAGGTGGAGATGCTCGCGCGGTGGGGCGCCGACGCGGTCGGTATGTCGACGGTGGCCGAGGTGATCGTCGCGCGGCACATCGGGCTGCGCGTGCTGGGACTCGCCGCGATCACGAACGCCCTCGCGCGGGGCGGAGCGTCCGCCGGTCCGGTAACTCACGCGGAGGTCCTCGCCGTCGCCGGCGAACTCGGTCCCCGGTTCGTACGGCTCGTGTGCCGGATCGTGCGCGAGCTTCCCGGGCCGCCGGCTGAACCGCGCACGGATTGA
- a CDS encoding phosphopentomutase: MPPFDRAIVIVLDGCGVGALPDADRYGDAGSSTLSHTAAACGGLRLPAMGRLGLGRIVPVEGVPPDPAPAGAFGKMVETAAGKDSTTGHWELMGVPLVRPFPTYPHGFPRDVIAAFEARIGRRVLGNRPASGTAIIAELGEAHLRTGCPIVYTSADSVFQIAAHETVVPVDDLYRYCHIARDEVLVGPHAVSRVIARPFVGEPGRFVRTDRRRDFSVPPPEPTVLDRLHDAGAPVVGIGKIADLFTGRGITEAVHTHDDADGLAQTRRALATVSKGLIFTNLVDLDTLYGHRNDPRGYGADLERIDVGLTPIVEGLGGRDLLILTADHGNDPTTPSTDHSREHAPLLVAGPRVQGGVDLGVRPTFADVGATVADALGAPAPRAGTSVLGEVLGA, from the coding sequence ATGCCGCCGTTTGACCGCGCGATCGTCATCGTCCTCGACGGCTGCGGGGTCGGCGCGCTGCCGGACGCGGACCGGTATGGCGACGCCGGCTCGAGCACGCTCTCCCACACCGCGGCGGCCTGCGGAGGGCTTCGGCTCCCTGCGATGGGCCGCCTCGGCCTCGGGAGGATCGTGCCGGTCGAGGGGGTGCCGCCAGACCCCGCGCCGGCCGGCGCGTTCGGCAAGATGGTCGAGACGGCCGCGGGCAAGGACAGCACGACGGGACACTGGGAGCTGATGGGCGTCCCGCTCGTTCGCCCCTTTCCGACGTACCCCCACGGGTTTCCGCGCGACGTGATCGCGGCGTTCGAGGCTCGTATCGGCCGGCGCGTCCTCGGGAACCGACCGGCGTCCGGCACGGCGATCATCGCGGAGCTCGGCGAGGCGCACCTCCGGACGGGCTGCCCCATCGTCTACACCTCCGCCGACAGCGTCTTCCAGATCGCCGCGCACGAGACCGTGGTCCCGGTCGACGATTTGTATCGCTACTGCCACATCGCGCGGGACGAGGTGCTGGTCGGGCCGCACGCGGTGAGCCGGGTGATCGCCCGGCCGTTCGTCGGCGAACCGGGGCGGTTTGTGCGGACGGACCGGCGGCGGGACTTTTCGGTGCCGCCGCCCGAGCCGACCGTGCTGGACCGGCTCCACGACGCCGGCGCGCCGGTGGTCGGGATTGGCAAGATCGCGGACCTGTTCACCGGGCGCGGCATCACCGAGGCCGTGCACACTCACGACGACGCGGATGGCCTGGCGCAGACGCGACGCGCGCTGGCGACGGTGTCGAAGGGGTTGATCTTCACGAACCTGGTGGACCTGGACACGCTGTACGGCCACCGCAATGATCCCCGCGGTTACGGAGCCGACCTCGAGCGGATCGACGTCGGCCTGACACCCATCGTCGAGGGTCTCGGCGGTCGCGATCTGTTGATCCTGACCGCCGACCACGGCAACGACCCCACCACGCCCAGCACCGACCATTCGCGCGAACACGCGCCGCTGCTTGTCGCCGGGCCGCGCGTGCAGGGCGGCGTCGACCTCGGCGTGCGACCGACGTTCGCGGACGTGGGCGCGACCGTCGCAGACGCCCTCGGCGCGCCGGCGCCGCGTGCGGGCACGAGCGTACTCGGTGAGGTGCTCGGCGCGTGA
- a CDS encoding NUDIX hydrolase, whose amino-acid sequence MTLRLVGSRRVFDGQVIGVRLDEIELPSGRRMVAEIVEHRGAVAIVPVTASGDVLLVRQFRHAVGRELLEVPAGTIEPGEPADVCARRELAEEVGCAAAQWDRLLSFYPSPGVMTEELYVYLARELSPRPTDREEEDLRVEPHPLADARRLVSSGEVCDAKSIIGLQAACDRLGIPR is encoded by the coding sequence GTGACGCTTCGCCTCGTCGGAAGCCGCCGGGTGTTCGACGGTCAGGTGATCGGAGTCCGGCTGGACGAGATCGAATTGCCAAGCGGCCGCCGGATGGTGGCCGAGATCGTGGAGCACCGGGGCGCGGTCGCGATCGTCCCGGTGACGGCGTCCGGCGACGTGCTGCTGGTGCGGCAGTTCCGGCACGCCGTTGGCCGGGAGCTGCTGGAGGTGCCCGCCGGCACGATCGAACCCGGGGAGCCGGCGGACGTGTGCGCCCGGCGCGAGCTGGCCGAGGAGGTCGGCTGCGCGGCCGCACAGTGGGACCGGCTGTTGTCGTTCTATCCGTCGCCGGGCGTGATGACCGAGGAACTGTATGTCTATCTTGCGCGCGAGCTGAGCCCGCGTCCGACGGATCGGGAAGAAGAGGACCTGCGCGTCGAGCCGCATCCGCTCGCGGATGCGCGTCGCCTCGTCTCCTCCGGGGAGGTGTGCGACGCCAAGTCGATCATCGGGCTCCAGGCCGCGTGCGACCGGTTGGGTATCCCGCGATAG
- the ilvE gene encoding branched-chain-amino-acid transaminase, whose translation MAIEAYVDGRFVPKDQATVSVYDHGFLYGDGVFEGIRVYHGRIFKLQEHVDRLFESAHTLQLKIPMTREAMAEAILDTVRRSGLRDAYIRPVISRGRGDLGIDPRKCPVPTVVIIVDTIQLYPEAAYQNGLKLVTTSTRMRPLDVLNPRIKTCNYLSNIMGRLEANLAGADEGLMLTTHGHVAECTADNIFVVRRGRVLTPPVHLGILQGVTRQTVLDLCLEMHIPAAEHVMSLHDVYTADECFLTGTGAELGPVVQVDGRTIGTGKPGPITHRILKAFRELAAREGTPVYATSGAPAGE comes from the coding sequence ATGGCCATCGAGGCCTACGTAGACGGCCGGTTTGTGCCCAAGGACCAGGCGACCGTGTCCGTGTATGATCACGGATTTCTGTACGGGGACGGCGTCTTCGAGGGGATCCGGGTATACCACGGCCGCATCTTCAAGCTCCAGGAGCACGTGGACCGGCTGTTCGAGTCGGCGCACACGCTGCAGTTGAAGATCCCGATGACCCGCGAGGCGATGGCGGAGGCGATCCTCGACACCGTCCGCCGTAGCGGCCTGCGCGACGCGTACATCCGGCCGGTGATCTCGCGCGGCCGGGGTGACCTCGGGATCGACCCGCGCAAGTGTCCGGTCCCGACGGTCGTGATCATCGTCGACACGATCCAGCTCTACCCCGAGGCCGCCTATCAGAACGGCCTCAAGTTGGTCACAACGTCCACCCGGATGCGGCCGCTCGATGTGCTGAACCCGCGGATCAAGACGTGCAACTACCTGAGCAACATCATGGGGCGGCTCGAGGCGAACCTGGCGGGGGCGGACGAAGGGTTGATGCTGACGACCCACGGGCACGTCGCCGAGTGCACGGCCGACAATATCTTCGTGGTCCGGCGCGGCCGCGTGCTTACGCCGCCGGTGCACCTCGGGATCCTGCAGGGCGTGACGCGGCAGACCGTGCTCGATCTGTGCCTGGAGATGCACATCCCGGCTGCGGAGCACGTCATGTCGCTCCACGACGTGTACACGGCGGACGAGTGCTTCCTGACCGGGACCGGCGCCGAGCTCGGGCCGGTCGTCCAGGTCGACGGCCGCACGATCGGCACGGGCAAACCCGGCCCGATCACCCACCGCATCCTCAAGGCGTTCCGCGAGCTGGCGGCGCGCGAGGGCACGCCCGTGTACGCGACATCGGGCGCTCCCGCGGGGGAGTGA
- a CDS encoding CTP synthase — protein sequence MTQQATKYIFVTGGVTSALGKGITSASLGRLLKSRGWRVTLLKFDPYVNVDAGTMNPFQHGEVFVTDDGAETDMDLGHYERYIDQNLCRDNNTTTGKIYGTVIARERRGEYLGGTVQVIPHVTNEIRDEITRVAREATAEIIIVEVGGTVGDIESLPFLEAIRQFRRQMGEGNVMYIHVSLIPYLRGAGELKTKPTQHSVKELRSIGIHPDVIVCRTERPLGRGVREKLALFCDVEPDAVIQAIDAPSIYEVPLILEEEGLARQAERCLHLPVRPPDLSEWRRMVDRLLHPEATIRIALVGKYMGNEDSYVSIEEALRHGGIAAGCRVRIVKLDSEELEGLDASVVAARLQECDGVLVCPGFGARGVEGKVKAVRYAREQRVPFFGVCYGMQWAVVEFARHVCGLDGANTTEVDPGTPHPVIHLLPEQQAVTDKGGTMRLGLYPCRLAPGSLAHRAYGVDDVQERHRHRFEVNNDYLAVLTRHGLRVTGLYPERNLVEIVELADHPWFLGTQFHAEYRSRPNRPHPLYRDFVAAALRHARAVADDARRDEPAAASADPLGAAAGSPGPEEERVSGGT from the coding sequence ATGACGCAGCAGGCGACCAAGTACATCTTCGTGACTGGAGGCGTGACGTCCGCACTGGGCAAGGGCATCACCTCGGCGTCGCTCGGGCGACTGCTCAAGAGCCGGGGCTGGCGCGTGACGCTCCTCAAGTTCGACCCCTACGTGAACGTGGACGCCGGGACGATGAACCCGTTCCAGCACGGCGAGGTGTTCGTCACCGACGACGGTGCGGAGACGGACATGGACCTGGGTCACTACGAGCGCTACATCGACCAGAACCTGTGCCGGGACAACAACACCACGACGGGAAAGATCTACGGCACGGTGATCGCGCGGGAGCGCCGGGGCGAGTACCTTGGGGGCACCGTGCAGGTGATCCCGCACGTGACGAACGAGATCCGCGACGAGATCACGCGCGTCGCCCGCGAAGCGACCGCGGAGATCATCATCGTCGAGGTGGGCGGGACCGTCGGTGACATCGAGAGCCTGCCGTTTCTCGAGGCGATCCGGCAGTTCCGTCGGCAGATGGGGGAAGGGAACGTCATGTACATCCACGTCTCGCTGATCCCGTACCTGCGCGGCGCGGGTGAGTTGAAGACGAAGCCGACGCAGCACAGTGTCAAGGAACTGCGGAGCATCGGCATCCACCCCGACGTGATCGTCTGCCGGACCGAGCGTCCGCTCGGCCGCGGCGTGCGCGAGAAACTCGCGCTGTTCTGCGACGTCGAACCCGACGCGGTGATCCAGGCGATCGACGCGCCGAGCATCTATGAGGTCCCGCTCATCCTCGAAGAGGAAGGGCTGGCCCGGCAGGCCGAGCGGTGCCTCCACCTTCCGGTCCGTCCGCCCGACCTTTCGGAGTGGCGCCGAATGGTGGACCGGCTCCTGCACCCGGAGGCGACGATCCGGATCGCCCTGGTCGGTAAGTACATGGGGAACGAGGACTCGTATGTCAGCATCGAAGAGGCGCTGCGGCACGGCGGGATCGCCGCCGGCTGCCGCGTGCGGATCGTGAAGCTGGACTCCGAGGAACTCGAGGGGCTCGACGCGTCCGTGGTCGCCGCCCGGCTCCAGGAATGCGACGGGGTGCTCGTGTGCCCCGGGTTCGGCGCGCGCGGGGTCGAGGGGAAGGTCAAGGCGGTTCGCTACGCCCGTGAGCAGCGCGTGCCGTTTTTCGGCGTCTGCTACGGCATGCAGTGGGCGGTCGTCGAGTTCGCGCGGCACGTCTGCGGGTTGGACGGCGCCAACACGACCGAGGTGGATCCCGGCACGCCGCACCCGGTGATCCACCTCCTGCCGGAACAACAGGCGGTCACCGACAAGGGCGGCACGATGCGGCTCGGCCTGTACCCGTGCCGGCTCGCGCCGGGCTCACTCGCGCACCGCGCGTACGGCGTCGACGACGTGCAGGAACGCCACCGGCACCGGTTCGAGGTCAACAACGACTATCTCGCCGTGTTGACGCGCCACGGGCTCAGGGTCACGGGGTTGTACCCGGAGCGGAATCTCGTGGAGATCGTGGAGCTTGCGGATCATCCGTGGTTCCTCGGCACACAGTTCCACGCGGAGTATCGGTCCCGGCCAAACCGGCCGCATCCCCTGTACCGGGACTTCGTCGCCGCGGCGCTGCGGCACGCCCGCGCGGTCGCGGATGACGCGCGGCGGGACGAGCCGGCGGCCGCGTCCGCCGATCCCCTCGGCGCCGCCGCCGGTTCACCGGGCCCCGAGGAGGAGCGCGTGTCCGGAGGGACCTAG
- a CDS encoding NAD(+)/NADH kinase has protein sequence MTTIGLLVNPQKLAANREVARLAREAVAVLEARRVAVVVNEESATGLECPALGVPEGELAARVDVLVVFGGDGTILSAARQAGPRGIPILGVNLGGFGFLAEVNDADVEEALHRLLAGDYHLDERMMLRAEVLRAGHAVHEVLALNDIVVTKSGYARVLRLRTFVNNELLATHLADGLIVATPTGSTAYSLSAGGPIVHPAVDVMVLTPICAHTLNARPVVISASDTVVVRVDPVGAPPPPAMLTVDGQKGFPLEADDEVRAARSPHRTRLIRLGREGFYTVLRTKLLWGER, from the coding sequence ATGACGACGATCGGGCTCCTCGTCAATCCGCAGAAGCTCGCTGCCAACCGCGAGGTGGCCCGACTCGCGCGCGAGGCGGTGGCCGTGCTCGAAGCGCGGCGCGTCGCCGTCGTGGTGAACGAGGAGAGCGCCACCGGGCTGGAGTGCCCGGCGCTCGGCGTGCCCGAAGGCGAGCTCGCCGCCCGCGTGGACGTCCTCGTGGTGTTCGGCGGCGATGGGACGATTCTCAGCGCGGCGCGCCAGGCGGGGCCGCGCGGGATCCCGATCCTCGGCGTGAACCTCGGGGGGTTCGGCTTTCTCGCCGAGGTCAACGACGCGGATGTCGAGGAGGCGCTCCACCGGCTGCTCGCGGGCGACTACCACCTGGACGAGCGCATGATGCTGCGCGCGGAAGTGCTGCGCGCGGGGCACGCCGTCCACGAGGTGTTGGCGCTCAACGACATCGTGGTGACGAAGAGCGGATACGCGCGCGTGCTGCGCCTCAGGACGTTTGTGAACAACGAGCTCCTGGCGACGCATCTCGCCGATGGGCTGATCGTGGCGACGCCCACGGGGTCGACCGCCTACTCTCTCTCCGCGGGAGGCCCCATCGTCCACCCAGCGGTGGACGTGATGGTGCTCACGCCGATCTGCGCGCACACCCTCAACGCGCGCCCTGTCGTGATCTCCGCCAGCGACACCGTCGTCGTGCGCGTGGATCCCGTCGGCGCGCCGCCCCCTCCTGCGATGCTCACCGTGGATGGACAGAAGGGGTTTCCGCTCGAGGCCGACGACGAGGTCCGCGCCGCGCGGTCGCCGCACCGGACGCGGTTGATCCGGCTCGGGCGGGAGGGCTTCTACACGGTGCTTCGGACGAAGCTGTTGTGGGGCGAGCGATGA
- a CDS encoding TlyA family RNA methyltransferase yields MSARAVAVSGSRLDQWLVAHGHAASREEAQAVIMAGAVTVDGQRVDKPGRRVGAAARVVLHGPGREYASRGGLKLVHALTTFGVGVDGRTAVDLGASTGGFTDCLLRHGAAHVYAVDVGRGQLAWRLRTDPRVTVLDEVNARYLEPHQVGGPCDLVTVDLAFISLRLVWGAIARLLRPGADVIALVKPQFEAGRAQVGRGGVVRDPAVHASVLRDVLEAAQGHGLVAVDATPSPVTGPAGNIEYLVHLRAAQPSAPVDIDAVVADAHARLGRPSSAGRRTPATPADRGRG; encoded by the coding sequence ATGAGCGCGCGCGCCGTGGCGGTGTCGGGAAGCCGGCTCGACCAGTGGCTCGTCGCGCACGGGCACGCGGCGAGCCGAGAAGAGGCGCAGGCCGTGATCATGGCCGGCGCGGTGACCGTGGATGGCCAGCGCGTGGACAAACCGGGGCGGCGCGTGGGAGCGGCGGCCCGCGTGGTCCTGCACGGACCGGGGCGCGAGTACGCGAGCCGTGGCGGGCTCAAGCTCGTCCACGCGTTGACGACGTTTGGGGTGGGCGTGGACGGACGAACGGCCGTGGATCTCGGGGCGAGCACCGGCGGATTCACCGACTGCCTGTTGCGGCACGGCGCCGCACACGTCTACGCGGTGGACGTCGGCCGCGGCCAGCTGGCGTGGCGCCTCAGGACCGATCCCCGCGTGACCGTCCTCGACGAGGTCAACGCCCGCTACCTCGAGCCCCACCAGGTCGGCGGTCCGTGCGATCTCGTGACCGTGGACCTGGCGTTCATCAGCCTGCGGCTCGTGTGGGGGGCGATCGCGCGGCTCCTCCGCCCCGGCGCCGACGTAATCGCGCTCGTGAAGCCCCAGTTCGAGGCCGGACGGGCGCAGGTCGGACGTGGAGGCGTCGTGCGCGATCCGGCGGTGCACGCATCCGTCTTGCGCGACGTACTCGAGGCCGCGCAGGGACACGGGCTCGTAGCCGTCGACGCGACGCCGTCGCCGGTGACCGGCCCGGCCGGCAACATCGAGTACCTGGTGCACCTGCGCGCCGCCCAGCCGTCGGCGCCGGTCGACATCGACGCGGTGGTGGCCGACGCCCACGCGCGGCTCGGCCGGCCGAGCTCGGCCGGCCGTCGTACGCCCGCAACACCGGCGGACCGGGGGCGGGGATGA